Proteins from a genomic interval of Marmoricola sp. OAE513:
- a CDS encoding acetone carboxylase, whose protein sequence is MTTDETACSAKGCTAPAQWELLWNNPKLHTPDRRKTWLACDDHKASLSDFLGARGFLKDVVSHR, encoded by the coding sequence GTGACGACTGACGAGACCGCCTGCTCCGCCAAGGGCTGCACCGCCCCAGCACAGTGGGAGCTGCTCTGGAACAACCCCAAGCTGCACACGCCCGACCGGCGCAAGACCTGGTTGGCGTGCGACGATCACAAGGCCTCGCTCAGCGACTTCCTCGGCGCCCGCGGCTTCCTCAAGGACGTCGTCAGCCACCGATAG